One Mugil cephalus isolate CIBA_MC_2020 chromosome 8, CIBA_Mcephalus_1.1, whole genome shotgun sequence genomic window carries:
- the LOC125012019 gene encoding uncharacterized protein LOC125012019: protein MDEAEVASRGEVSVAQVSPAGHVKRKRAENRRSAAEEVSHHIRLHDESRRQVRLQKDFRMDQKESMRRIRRNSRTLLQDLFYSGVVHSGGRDTPIPAQPRDAKMIQSIASLIRAKSKLLLLENPDTVEIYKLDESTPRSRKPGKGDVYLPAISTKAASLNSIRGTLSQSCPYLYDKRRGSFSSVASQRAGGRPQKQSNLKAQREAKKSNVTVTMTYLGQGRRDSGSGSAQDELKVLQQVNGGENICVFKGLVTTGGRFVIGLMIKN from the exons ATGGATGAGGCAGAAGTAGCGTCTCGGGGGGAGGTGTCAGTCGCTCAGGTGTCACCGGCTGGACAcgtgaagagaaagagagcagagaaCAGGAGATCAGCGGCTGAGGAGGTATCACATCACATTCGGCTCCATGACGAGTCCAGGCGCCAG gtgcgTCTGC AAAAAGACTTCAGGATGGACCAGAAGGAATCGATGAGGAGAATCAGGAGAAACAGCAGGACTCTCCTCCAGGATCTGTTTTACAGCGGGGTAGTCCACAGCGGAGGCAGAGATACACCT ATCCCGGCTCAGCCTCGAGATGCAAAAATGATACAGTCCATCGCCAGCCTGATACGAGCCAAGAGCAAACTCCTCCTGCTGGAGAACCCTGACACCGTGGAGATCTACAAG CTGGATGAGTCAACGCCCCGTTCTAGAAAACCGGGAAAAGGTGACGTTTACCTGCCAGCCATCTCAACGAAGGCGGCAAGTCTGAACTCAATCAGAGGGACTCTGAGCCAGTCCTGTCCTTATCTATACGACAAGCGCAGAGGGTCTTTCTCCTCGGTGGCCTCTCAGAGAGCAGGAGGTCGCCCACAGAAACAG AGTAACCTTAAGGCCCAAAGAGAGGCAAAGAAATCCAACGTCACCGTGACGATGACTTACCTGGGACAAGGCCGTCGGGATTCGGGGTCCGGTTCAGCTCAGGACGAGCTGAAGGTTCTCCAGCAAGTCAACGGGGGCGAGAACATCTGTGTCTTCAAGGGCCTGGTCACGACAGGAGGTAGGTTTGTCATAGGGCTGATGATCAAAAATTAA
- the si:ch73-29c22.1 gene encoding kelch-like protein 20 isoform X1: MGIYNEQGAALEEPESRHMLIKPSNEGSLHRRRPRRPLSLLKRLSRRPQKDVFNDMMFMVGGWTQDDPSCLVEQFCPDYNEWRNAARMVKQRGHLAVGTLGGDIYTVGGEDSVRCYSSVERYSPDTDSWSTDVAPLSGPRSGVCLVAMDGYLYAIGGHDGIAAMNTVERYDPKMNTWSKQPPMLTRRSRAVAAVLQGHLYVMGGNDGDMALNSVERYSPVDGTWSVCAHMLSPRENAGCAVYLGHIYVAGGRDELSLELCAAERFDPETMRWTPVKRMRSKRDDASLVVFNGALLAVGGFDGITNLKTVELYSHETNTWRHFGSMKNKHPGGRVAVLC; encoded by the exons ATGGGAATTTACAATGAGCAAGG GGCGGCCCTGGAGGAGCCGGAGTCCCGTCACATGCTGATCAAACCGAGCAACGAAGGGTCACTGCATCGCCGCCGCCCCCGCcgtcccctctccctcctcaaaCGCCTCAGCAGACGTCCCCAAAAAGATGTGTTCAATGACATGATGTTTATGG TCGGAGGGTGGACCCAGGACGACCCGTCCTGTTTGGTGGAACAGTTCTGTCCCGACTATAACGAGTGGAGAAATGCTGCACGCATGGTCAAACAACGAGGTCACCTGGCTGTGGGCACGCTGGGCGGCGACATCTACACCGTGGGAGGGGAAGACAGCGTCCGCTGTTACAGCAGCGTGGAGAG ATACAGCCCGGATACAGACAGCTGGAGCACCGATGTAGCACCCTTGAGCGGCCCACGCAGCGGAGTGTGTCTGGTGGCGATGGACGGATACCTGTACGCTATCGGAGGACACGACGGCATCGCGGCCATGAACACCGTGGAGAG GTACGACCCTAAGATGAACACCTGGAGCAAACAGCCGCCGATGCTGACCCGGCGGAGCAGAGCCGTGGCTGCTGTGCTGCAGGGCCACTTATACGTGATGGGAGGGAACGACGGCGACATGGCCCTGAACTCGG TGGAGCGGTACAGCCCCGTGGACGGTACCTGGTCCGTATGCGCCCACATGCTGAGCCCCAGGGAGAACGCCGGCTGTGCCGTCTACCTGGGACACATCTACGTGGCCGGGGGCCGAGACGAGCTCAGCCTGGAGCTCTGTGCCGCCGAGAGGTTTGACCCAGAAACCATGAGGTGGACGCCGGTGAAGCGCATGAGGAGCAAGAGGGACGAC GCGTCCCTTGTTGTCTTCAACGGTGCTTTGCTGGCCGTTGGAGGGTTTGATGGCATCACCAATCTGAAAACCGTGGAGCTTTACAGCCACGAAACCAACACGTGGAG ACACTTTGGAAGCATGAAGAACAAGCATCCAGGAGGCAGAGTGGCTGTGCTGTGCTGA
- the si:ch73-29c22.1 gene encoding kelch-like protein 20 isoform X2, whose translation MLIKPSNEGSLHRRRPRRPLSLLKRLSRRPQKDVFNDMMFMVGGWTQDDPSCLVEQFCPDYNEWRNAARMVKQRGHLAVGTLGGDIYTVGGEDSVRCYSSVERYSPDTDSWSTDVAPLSGPRSGVCLVAMDGYLYAIGGHDGIAAMNTVERYDPKMNTWSKQPPMLTRRSRAVAAVLQGHLYVMGGNDGDMALNSVERYSPVDGTWSVCAHMLSPRENAGCAVYLGHIYVAGGRDELSLELCAAERFDPETMRWTPVKRMRSKRDDASLVVFNGALLAVGGFDGITNLKTVELYSHETNTWRHFGSMKNKHPGGRVAVLC comes from the exons ATGCTGATCAAACCGAGCAACGAAGGGTCACTGCATCGCCGCCGCCCCCGCcgtcccctctccctcctcaaaCGCCTCAGCAGACGTCCCCAAAAAGATGTGTTCAATGACATGATGTTTATGG TCGGAGGGTGGACCCAGGACGACCCGTCCTGTTTGGTGGAACAGTTCTGTCCCGACTATAACGAGTGGAGAAATGCTGCACGCATGGTCAAACAACGAGGTCACCTGGCTGTGGGCACGCTGGGCGGCGACATCTACACCGTGGGAGGGGAAGACAGCGTCCGCTGTTACAGCAGCGTGGAGAG ATACAGCCCGGATACAGACAGCTGGAGCACCGATGTAGCACCCTTGAGCGGCCCACGCAGCGGAGTGTGTCTGGTGGCGATGGACGGATACCTGTACGCTATCGGAGGACACGACGGCATCGCGGCCATGAACACCGTGGAGAG GTACGACCCTAAGATGAACACCTGGAGCAAACAGCCGCCGATGCTGACCCGGCGGAGCAGAGCCGTGGCTGCTGTGCTGCAGGGCCACTTATACGTGATGGGAGGGAACGACGGCGACATGGCCCTGAACTCGG TGGAGCGGTACAGCCCCGTGGACGGTACCTGGTCCGTATGCGCCCACATGCTGAGCCCCAGGGAGAACGCCGGCTGTGCCGTCTACCTGGGACACATCTACGTGGCCGGGGGCCGAGACGAGCTCAGCCTGGAGCTCTGTGCCGCCGAGAGGTTTGACCCAGAAACCATGAGGTGGACGCCGGTGAAGCGCATGAGGAGCAAGAGGGACGAC GCGTCCCTTGTTGTCTTCAACGGTGCTTTGCTGGCCGTTGGAGGGTTTGATGGCATCACCAATCTGAAAACCGTGGAGCTTTACAGCCACGAAACCAACACGTGGAG ACACTTTGGAAGCATGAAGAACAAGCATCCAGGAGGCAGAGTGGCTGTGCTGTGCTGA